One Oryza sativa Japonica Group chromosome 8, ASM3414082v1 DNA window includes the following coding sequences:
- the LOC4345663 gene encoding chlorophyll a-b binding protein P4, chloroplastic, which translates to MASVTARTPVAALRSSASLKSTFLGQSSTRLARAPTTRRNVRAEAKGEWLPGLPSPTYLNGSLPGDNGFDPLGLAEDPENLRWFVQAELVNGRWAMLGVAGMLLPEVLTKIGLIDAPQWYDAGKATYFASSSTLFVIEFILFHYVEIRRWQDIKNPGCVNQDPIFKSYSLPPHECGYPGSVFNPLNFEPTLEAKEKELANGRLAMLAFLGFLVQHNVTQKGPFDNLLQHLSDPWHNTIIQTLSG; encoded by the exons ATGGCGTCCGTCACCGCCCGCACCCCGGTCGCAGCCCTCCGCTCGTCGGCGTCGCTCAAGTCTACCTTCCTAGGGCAATCCTCCAcccgcctcgcccgcgcacCGACTACGAGGCGTAATGTTCGGGCGGAGGCCAAGGGAGAGTGGCTCCCCGGCCTCCCTTCTCCCACCTACCTCAACGGCAG CTTGCCAGGCGATAACGGGTTCGACCCGTTGGGTCTGGCGGAGGACCCGGAGAACCTGCGGTGGTTCGTGCAGGCGGAGCTGGTGAACGGGCGGTGGGCGATGCTGGGGGTGGCCGGGATGCTGCTGCCTGAGGTGCTGACGAAGATCGGGTTGATCGACGCGCCGCAGTGGTACGACGCCGGCAAGGCCACCTActtcgcgtcgtcgtcgacgctgTTCGTCATCGAGTTCATCCTGTTCCACTACGTGGAGATCCGGCGGTGGCAGGACATCAAGAACCCTGGCTGCGTCAACCAGGACCCCATCTTCAAGAGCTACAGCCTCCCGCCGCACGAGTGCGGCTACCCCGGCAGCGTCTTCAACCCCCTCAACTTCGAGCCCACCCTCGAGGCCAAGGAGAAGGAGCTCGCCAACG GGAGGCTGGCGATGCTGGCGTTCTTGGGGTTCCTGGTGCAGCACAACGTGACGCAGAAGGGGCCCTTCGACAACCTGCTGCAGCACCTGTCTGACCCGTGGCACAACACCATCATCCAGACGCTGTCAGGCTGA